From a single Candidatus Hydrogenedentota bacterium genomic region:
- a CDS encoding sodium:alanine symporter family protein: protein MEYIEQALDRVGSIVWGPPLLILLFGTHIFLTFRLRFIQRYIGKAIRLSLERSREGEGDISHFGALATALAATIGTGNIVGVATAIAAGGPGAVLWMWLTGVFGISTKYAEALLSVKYRITTADGRMAGGPMYVLERGMNRKWLGVVFAALTAVAAFGIGNMVQANSLAGLVKETFHVSPWVTGAAMTALTALVILGGIQSIARVCEKLVPFMAITYVLGCAVLLLMNISAIPASIALIVKSAFTGQAAVGGFVGATIMQAMRFGIARGLFSNESGLGSAPIVAAAAQTKNPVRQALVSSTGTFWDTVVVCAMTGLVLVNSGDWTHGLKDGAALTKAAFEELHVLGPIILTIGLLTFVFSTILGWSYYGERAAEYLFGPRAITPYRFLWVAFVMIGSVTTLKAVWSFADIANGLMAIPNLISLIALSGVIVAETRRHLWDSPEWK from the coding sequence ATGGAATATATTGAACAGGCGCTCGATCGTGTCGGCAGCATCGTTTGGGGACCTCCGCTGCTGATTTTGCTGTTCGGCACGCACATTTTTCTCACGTTCCGCCTGCGGTTCATCCAGCGTTATATCGGCAAGGCGATCCGGTTGTCGCTGGAACGTTCGCGCGAGGGGGAGGGCGACATCAGCCATTTCGGCGCGCTGGCGACCGCGCTGGCCGCGACCATCGGCACGGGCAACATCGTGGGCGTCGCGACAGCCATCGCCGCGGGCGGGCCGGGCGCGGTGCTTTGGATGTGGCTGACGGGCGTGTTCGGGATTTCGACGAAATACGCCGAGGCGCTCCTGTCTGTCAAATACCGCATTACCACAGCGGACGGTCGCATGGCGGGCGGCCCGATGTACGTCCTTGAACGCGGTATGAACCGGAAATGGCTCGGCGTCGTGTTCGCCGCGCTGACCGCCGTCGCCGCGTTCGGAATCGGCAACATGGTCCAGGCCAACTCGCTCGCCGGACTGGTGAAAGAAACGTTCCATGTGTCGCCATGGGTTACCGGCGCGGCGATGACGGCGCTGACCGCCCTCGTCATTCTGGGCGGCATCCAATCCATCGCGCGCGTGTGCGAAAAACTCGTGCCCTTCATGGCGATTACCTACGTCTTGGGTTGCGCCGTGCTGCTTCTGATGAACATTTCAGCCATACCGGCCAGCATCGCCCTCATCGTGAAGTCGGCCTTTACCGGACAGGCCGCCGTGGGCGGTTTCGTGGGCGCGACCATCATGCAGGCCATGCGGTTCGGCATCGCGCGCGGACTCTTTTCGAACGAATCCGGACTCGGCAGCGCGCCCATCGTCGCCGCCGCCGCGCAAACGAAAAATCCCGTCCGCCAGGCGCTGGTTTCCTCGACCGGCACGTTCTGGGACACCGTCGTCGTCTGTGCGATGACCGGTCTGGTCCTCGTCAATTCCGGCGACTGGACCCACGGTCTGAAAGACGGCGCCGCATTGACAAAAGCCGCTTTCGAGGAACTGCACGTGCTCGGTCCGATCATCCTGACGATCGGCCTGCTTACATTCGTTTTCTCGACGATTCTCGGCTGGTCCTACTATGGCGAGCGGGCCGCCGAATACCTCTTCGGTCCGCGCGCGATCACGCCGTACCGGTTCCTCTGGGTGGCCTTCGTCATGATCGGATCCGTCACCACGCTGAAGGCCGTGTGGAGTTTCGCCGACATCGCCAACGGCCTCATGGCGATACCAAACCTCATTTCCCTCATCGCGCTCAGCGGCGTAATCGTGGCCGAAACGCGACGGCACCTTTGGGACAGCCCCGAATGGAAGTGA
- a CDS encoding uroporphyrinogen decarboxylase family protein: MSYSTPYRPEHTAMARDLVRQTQRSDGLAPVDLDRFWTDQAEALRDPFGKDIPQVPFGAILTGECVYDELGIPVDMWRYEHDHAWRLSVNKAYNDKAEHIVGRRILSEDLFDPDRQYPKTKGLHDVFEAENVWRDQSWWLQQSVHTPDELESLLDRVERRDIRGFILPAGWDREKKRLRAMGVEPPLYRGQRGPVTFATSIYGPENLIFLIIERPDLARRFSKAIRDTMLEIARVLDEEAGYTPESAPRGFSFCDDNCCLLTPDMYELFGYPVLEALFARYSPDPRDLRYQHSDSAMGHLLPLLGRLRLNAVNFGPTVMPAEIRQHLPQAVIYGQLAPFTYSRNEEENIVLEFLRDFDMIRETRGLVFATAGSINNGTRLASMRLAMAAIQRFGRY; the protein is encoded by the coding sequence ATGTCGTATTCGACCCCCTATCGCCCGGAGCATACGGCCATGGCGCGGGATCTCGTCCGTCAGACGCAAAGGAGCGACGGTCTCGCCCCCGTGGACCTCGACCGTTTCTGGACCGATCAGGCCGAGGCCCTGCGCGATCCGTTCGGCAAGGACATCCCGCAGGTTCCCTTCGGCGCCATCCTGACCGGCGAATGCGTGTACGACGAACTCGGCATTCCCGTGGACATGTGGCGCTATGAACACGATCATGCTTGGCGACTGTCCGTCAACAAGGCCTACAATGACAAGGCCGAACACATCGTTGGTCGCCGAATCTTGTCCGAGGACCTATTCGATCCGGACCGGCAATATCCCAAGACCAAGGGACTCCATGATGTTTTCGAAGCGGAAAACGTCTGGCGCGATCAATCATGGTGGCTCCAACAGTCCGTGCATACGCCGGATGAACTGGAATCGCTCTTGGATCGGGTGGAACGCCGCGACATTCGCGGATTCATCCTGCCTGCCGGGTGGGATCGCGAGAAAAAACGCCTTCGGGCGATGGGGGTCGAACCGCCGCTCTATCGCGGCCAGCGAGGCCCCGTCACCTTCGCAACATCAATCTACGGGCCGGAAAACCTGATATTCCTCATCATCGAACGCCCGGATCTGGCCCGCCGGTTCAGCAAGGCCATCCGCGACACCATGCTCGAAATCGCCCGCGTACTGGACGAGGAAGCCGGTTATACCCCTGAATCCGCGCCACGCGGTTTCAGTTTCTGCGACGACAATTGCTGCCTTTTGACACCCGACATGTACGAACTCTTCGGCTATCCTGTCCTGGAGGCCCTCTTTGCGCGGTACAGTCCCGATCCGCGCGACCTGCGCTACCAGCATTCCGATTCCGCCATGGGGCACCTCCTGCCCCTGCTGGGGCGATTGCGGCTCAATGCGGTGAATTTCGGTCCCACCGTCATGCCCGCCGAAATCCGACAGCACCTCCCCCAAGCCGTCATCTATGGCCAACTCGCACCCTTCACCTACAGCCGGAACGAGGAGGAAAACATCGTCCTCGAATTCCTCCGCGACTTCGATATGATCCGCGAAACGCGCGGCCTCGTGTTCGCCACCGCCGGATCCATCAACAACGGCACCCGCCTTGCCTCCATGCGGCTCGCCATGGCCGCCATACAGCGTTTCGGACGCTACTGA
- a CDS encoding tocopherol cyclase family protein yields MNARFTVQFILVVFVVLAMGCSVAPYNALIWNRNQPGHRIGLKDKGPWFEWWYYKVVLPDTGDAFYFVYGVVNPWDEAQNDPASRSYVGVGNFGLKESATAVFSVSDFQASYEKTDIWIAGQHATDSAIAGSLQDDDGQRIEWNITIDHRWSYNAMGWAMFVPEITNIGWYPAQADARFSGTIEYKGRSYILENAPGYQDRNWGRTFPSWWAWICANHFDHYPDTALASGGGHPILFGRIDSIEGMSVGLRHEGRDYSFRPNDGDRERVEISFGVWEIEAVNRKGHRINISAWAPCDSFMDLVFVTPQGDSFHDFETLTGQVTVKLDERDAQEADGWRRIAELHSDLAGIEYGSSHADVFDCFAEKTMVLYDNFSRGHEK; encoded by the coding sequence ATGAATGCGCGGTTTACCGTTCAGTTCATCCTCGTCGTGTTTGTCGTTCTGGCGATGGGATGTTCGGTGGCCCCTTACAATGCCCTGATCTGGAACCGAAACCAGCCGGGTCATCGGATCGGATTGAAGGACAAGGGGCCTTGGTTTGAATGGTGGTATTACAAGGTGGTTCTGCCGGATACGGGGGACGCCTTCTATTTCGTCTACGGCGTGGTCAACCCGTGGGACGAGGCGCAAAACGATCCCGCAAGCCGGTCGTATGTGGGCGTGGGGAATTTTGGCCTGAAAGAAAGCGCAACCGCTGTGTTTTCCGTTTCCGATTTCCAGGCGTCCTATGAGAAAACGGACATCTGGATTGCCGGGCAGCATGCCACGGATTCGGCCATTGCAGGTTCATTGCAGGACGACGACGGGCAACGCATCGAATGGAATATCACCATTGATCACCGGTGGTCCTACAATGCGATGGGGTGGGCGATGTTTGTGCCGGAAATCACCAATATCGGGTGGTATCCGGCCCAGGCGGACGCGCGGTTCTCCGGAACCATCGAATACAAGGGGCGCTCCTATATCCTTGAGAACGCTCCGGGTTATCAGGACCGCAATTGGGGCCGGACGTTTCCGTCTTGGTGGGCGTGGATTTGCGCGAACCACTTCGACCACTACCCGGACACGGCGCTGGCATCGGGCGGCGGACACCCGATCCTCTTCGGCCGGATTGACAGCATCGAGGGGATGAGTGTGGGTCTGCGGCACGAGGGCCGTGACTATTCGTTTCGTCCGAATGACGGGGACCGCGAACGGGTTGAGATTTCATTCGGCGTGTGGGAAATCGAAGCTGTTAATCGAAAGGGACATCGAATCAACATTTCCGCATGGGCGCCTTGCGATTCGTTCATGGATCTGGTCTTTGTAACACCGCAAGGGGATTCTTTCCATGATTTCGAGACGTTGACCGGTCAGGTGACGGTGAAACTTGATGAACGGGACGCACAAGAGGCGGATGGATGGCGGCGTATTGCGGAATTGCATTCCGATTTGGCGGGAATCGAGTATGGGTCTTCCCATGCGGATGTCTTTGATTGTTTTGCTGAAAAAACCATGGTTTTGTATGACAACTTTTCACGAGGGCATGAAAAGTAA
- a CDS encoding DUF4114 domain-containing protein, which produces MKLNRYTWVSATLIGFVVLILACVAVSLMGVRREPRDAPVQASQRPFGLPLYSPVKAAGSDLRAWMFRWFDLPVLIRMADSEFSHASYLSHFEKMKINPARLQLTNESEVRVYFIGEGSGIETALGINLEGMGADEGNPRILFPNVSTRRQLDVAARLAKVLRLFTWMALGGRSPEKPLIPGDFVDLGILPKGSTLNFFLNSPGQGLFNPIPERNPDGAAHMVASAVEGTPFLLISFEDLLGGGDQDYEDAVFAVEISDENVQALLGRHDPWRYAKRMFGRIAMAALVILGPLLFVLLRQYWRSRKVRQALADAERLVQSRKAHEALVTLRKTRELVPRSQMRKWQEMTFSAATQSADIAHLVALENESPELFAEREPESLAVGHAQIETDQLTAYAGLRKVWQDREKTPSAWALLDAGAMAKEGREKDAAKLLENLKCDPAREAVRLARLAAMTVRDDPGKASSLIAKALEAGPRVAEAHILAGMVFEELGKVQEAFAEHGIAMRLAPRDPFARDRMADFCCRHGQYAQGVKLWYEGLRPPSMDFAWTKYLFWTRVAVRMGEVPQGLEPPPGPLEPLAAFMLTLPPERFWDASGFHRVADRHPHLVARQEVHWLRLLEVLRTGRDIEARWLLSFEREGRDSWNPHLETALLRIVLYRLTGSLGPFEVEAAESSFRVQPHPFLAELERQARSSDPDLPAPLLALVKSDFIYAAACLAAGWPEAAVRLYPTEEPPAEAPEWAKPLFRQAWTQAGKNTPA; this is translated from the coding sequence TTGAAACTCAACCGCTATACGTGGGTTTCGGCCACGCTCATCGGGTTCGTGGTCCTTATCCTTGCGTGCGTGGCGGTTTCGCTGATGGGCGTGCGCAGGGAACCGCGCGACGCGCCCGTGCAGGCATCCCAGCGCCCGTTCGGCCTGCCGCTCTATTCGCCGGTCAAGGCCGCGGGCTCGGACTTGCGCGCGTGGATGTTTCGCTGGTTCGATCTGCCGGTCCTGATCCGGATGGCCGATTCCGAATTCTCGCATGCCTCTTATCTCAGTCATTTCGAAAAGATGAAAATCAACCCCGCACGCCTGCAACTCACGAACGAAAGCGAGGTCCGCGTTTATTTCATCGGAGAGGGCAGCGGCATCGAAACGGCCCTTGGCATCAACCTCGAAGGGATGGGCGCCGACGAGGGCAATCCGCGCATCCTGTTCCCCAACGTCAGCACGCGCCGTCAACTGGACGTTGCCGCGCGCCTCGCCAAGGTTCTTCGTCTCTTTACATGGATGGCGCTGGGCGGGCGTTCGCCGGAAAAGCCCCTGATCCCCGGCGATTTTGTGGATCTCGGCATTCTGCCGAAGGGAAGCACGCTGAATTTCTTTTTGAATTCGCCCGGACAGGGCTTGTTCAACCCCATTCCGGAGCGGAATCCCGACGGCGCCGCCCACATGGTGGCCTCGGCGGTCGAGGGTACCCCGTTCTTGTTGATCAGTTTCGAGGATCTGCTGGGCGGCGGTGATCAGGATTACGAAGATGCCGTGTTCGCCGTCGAAATCTCCGACGAAAATGTCCAGGCGCTGCTGGGGCGCCATGATCCGTGGCGGTATGCGAAACGGATGTTCGGACGCATCGCCATGGCCGCCCTCGTCATTCTTGGTCCCTTGCTTTTCGTGTTGCTTCGCCAGTATTGGCGAAGCCGGAAGGTCCGCCAAGCTCTCGCGGATGCCGAGCGGCTGGTCCAGAGCCGCAAGGCGCACGAGGCCTTGGTCACCCTGCGCAAGACGCGCGAACTCGTGCCGCGAAGCCAGATGCGCAAATGGCAGGAAATGACCTTCTCCGCGGCCACGCAAAGCGCGGATATCGCGCATCTCGTGGCGCTCGAAAACGAGTCGCCCGAACTTTTCGCGGAACGCGAACCGGAATCGCTGGCCGTCGGCCACGCCCAAATCGAAACGGACCAGTTGACCGCGTATGCCGGTTTGCGCAAAGTCTGGCAGGATCGAGAGAAAACACCGTCGGCGTGGGCCCTGCTCGACGCCGGCGCCATGGCCAAGGAAGGACGCGAAAAAGACGCGGCGAAACTGCTTGAAAACCTCAAATGCGATCCGGCACGGGAAGCCGTCCGGCTGGCCCGGCTCGCCGCCATGACCGTCCGCGACGATCCCGGAAAGGCTTCGTCGCTCATTGCGAAGGCGCTGGAAGCCGGGCCGCGCGTCGCCGAAGCCCACATCCTGGCCGGCATGGTGTTTGAAGAACTCGGCAAGGTCCAAGAGGCGTTTGCCGAACACGGTATCGCCATGCGCCTTGCCCCGCGCGATCCGTTCGCGCGCGATCGCATGGCCGATTTCTGCTGCCGGCATGGCCAGTATGCCCAAGGCGTCAAATTGTGGTACGAGGGACTCCGCCCGCCGTCCATGGATTTCGCGTGGACGAAATATCTTTTCTGGACCCGGGTAGCCGTTCGCATGGGCGAAGTCCCGCAGGGTCTCGAACCGCCGCCGGGGCCGCTCGAACCGCTGGCGGCCTTCATGCTGACATTACCCCCCGAACGTTTCTGGGACGCATCGGGATTTCATCGTGTCGCGGACAGACATCCCCATCTCGTCGCCCGTCAGGAAGTCCACTGGCTGCGCCTTCTCGAAGTGCTGCGAACCGGCCGCGATATCGAAGCCCGTTGGCTGCTCAGTTTCGAGCGCGAAGGCCGCGATTCATGGAATCCCCATCTCGAAACAGCCCTGCTCCGCATCGTTCTCTACCGTCTGACCGGCTCGCTGGGTCCCTTTGAGGTCGAAGCGGCGGAAAGTTCCTTCCGCGTCCAGCCTCACCCGTTTTTGGCCGAACTGGAACGGCAGGCCCGCAGCAGCGATCCCGATCTGCCCGCTCCCCTGCTCGCGCTGGTCAAGTCGGATTTCATTTACGCGGCCGCCTGCCTCGCTGCGGGATGGCCGGAAGCCGCCGTGCGGCTTTATCCCACCGAAGAACCGCCCGCCGAAGCCCCTGAATGGGCCAAGCCCCTCTTCCGACAGGCATGGACGCAAGCGGGAAAAAACACGCCGGCCTAG
- a CDS encoding arylsulfatase, which translates to MNRRGFLSTSLAAAGALPGCKTARAGRADRTRPNIVLIITDDQGYGDLSCHGNPILKTPNLDRLHGESVRFTQFHVCPVCSPTRSSLMTGRYNYRTGVVDTYQGRSMMDPRETTLPQVLASHGYRTGIFGKWHLGDNYPMRAMDRGFQEALVHGGGGLSQPSDPPPGNRYFDPVLNHNGTWEKHQGYCTDIFTDAAIQFIEKHRDTPFFAYLALNAPHVPLDVADCYAKPYLEQGMDEKTARLYGMIANIDENIGRLDARLERLGLAENTWLIFMTDNGSQVVGDTPRYNAGMRGWKGAVYEGGIRVPCFMRWPRTWRGGQDRETLAAHIDVMPTLLDGCGFEAPRGARMDGMSLMPVLRDPESAWPDRTLFTQWHRGNRPEPYRNCAVFNRRYKLVDGKELYDRVADPGESADIAGDHPDIVANMRKEYEAWFTDVCGQRDFSIPPRIHLGTHHENPTLLTRQDWRCETNWTDPRSVGYWEVKVVRSGLYDIGFEFELRTAVETARFRLGGAMREVNVPADAGACAFKGVRLERGEGRLEATVTLNGLPAGVRYVTIRRTGGQRD; encoded by the coding sequence ATGAACCGAAGGGGATTTCTTTCGACGAGTTTGGCCGCCGCAGGTGCATTGCCCGGTTGCAAGACGGCTCGCGCGGGCCGCGCGGACAGAACGCGGCCCAACATCGTGCTCATCATCACAGACGATCAAGGGTATGGCGATCTTTCCTGTCATGGAAACCCCATCTTGAAAACACCAAACCTGGATCGCCTGCACGGCGAAAGCGTGCGCTTTACCCAATTTCACGTCTGCCCGGTATGTTCGCCGACCCGATCCAGCCTGATGACGGGCCGGTACAATTATCGGACAGGCGTCGTAGACACCTACCAAGGCCGTTCAATGATGGATCCCCGCGAAACGACGCTGCCGCAGGTTCTCGCGTCGCATGGATACCGCACCGGCATTTTTGGGAAGTGGCATCTCGGCGACAATTATCCCATGCGCGCCATGGATCGGGGATTTCAGGAAGCGCTGGTGCATGGCGGGGGCGGCTTGTCGCAGCCGTCGGATCCGCCGCCGGGCAACCGTTACTTCGATCCCGTGCTGAATCACAACGGCACATGGGAAAAACACCAGGGATACTGCACGGATATCTTTACCGATGCCGCGATCCAGTTTATCGAAAAACACCGCGATACGCCTTTTTTCGCGTATCTTGCGTTGAACGCGCCGCACGTTCCACTCGACGTCGCGGATTGCTACGCCAAGCCCTATCTGGAGCAGGGCATGGATGAAAAGACCGCCCGGCTGTACGGAATGATTGCCAACATTGATGAAAACATCGGCCGGCTTGACGCACGCTTGGAACGTCTCGGTCTCGCGGAAAATACATGGCTGATTTTCATGACCGACAACGGATCGCAGGTTGTCGGCGATACGCCGCGCTACAACGCGGGTATGAGGGGATGGAAAGGCGCCGTCTACGAAGGCGGCATCCGTGTGCCCTGTTTCATGCGCTGGCCGCGGACATGGCGGGGCGGACAGGATCGCGAAACGCTTGCCGCGCATATTGATGTGATGCCGACCCTCCTGGACGGCTGCGGCTTCGAGGCGCCAAGAGGCGCACGCATGGACGGCATGAGCCTGATGCCCGTGCTTCGCGACCCGGAGTCGGCATGGCCCGATCGTACCCTGTTTACCCAATGGCACCGGGGCAACCGCCCGGAACCGTACCGTAACTGTGCCGTGTTCAATCGGCGATATAAATTGGTTGACGGCAAGGAACTGTATGACCGCGTGGCCGATCCCGGCGAATCCGCCGATATCGCCGGGGACCATCCAGACATCGTCGCGAACATGCGAAAAGAGTATGAGGCTTGGTTTACGGATGTATGTGGACAGCGCGACTTTTCGATTCCGCCCCGGATTCACCTTGGCACGCACCACGAAAATCCAACGCTCCTGACGCGGCAGGACTGGCGATGCGAAACCAACTGGACCGATCCCCGTAGCGTCGGCTATTGGGAAGTCAAGGTGGTCCGTTCCGGATTGTACGACATCGGTTTCGAGTTCGAATTGCGCACGGCCGTCGAAACTGCGCGGTTTCGCCTTGGCGGCGCAATGCGGGAAGTCAACGTCCCTGCCGACGCGGGGGCGTGTGCCTTCAAGGGCGTCCGCCTGGAGCGTGGAGAGGGAAGGCTTGAGGCGACGGTAACGCTGAACGGCCTGCCTGCGGGCGTGCGATATGTTACAATAAGACGGACGGGAGGCCAACGCGATTGA
- a CDS encoding GHMP kinase: MDARTRRVINAVAPIRICDLGGWTDTWFAETGAVLNIGVYPYAEVQIYVSEKPGWNVNEGRVAIHVENFGDRYWIEPGTVYDRHPLLEASIDIMDLPANLAFEVNLFSSAPAGCSTGTSAAVTVALLGALDLLTPGRKTPHEIAALAHRVETEKLGLQCGIQDQLCSAYGGICFIEMFQYPYASVSQLAIPNDVWWELERRLLLVYLGKTHSSSDVHRQVIDRLDCKDADKSALEPLRRAARKGKEALYENDLRAFGRCMIDNTEAQAALHPALVSSAAQAVIALAREHGAMGWKVNGAGGEGGSLSILCPPEGERKRAFMNALPSLDPAFQVIPTYLSRMGLRRWESGM, from the coding sequence ATGGATGCACGGACGCGGCGGGTTATCAATGCGGTGGCGCCGATTCGGATTTGCGACTTGGGCGGCTGGACGGATACGTGGTTTGCCGAAACGGGCGCGGTGCTCAACATTGGCGTGTATCCGTACGCCGAGGTGCAAATCTATGTGAGCGAAAAACCGGGCTGGAACGTAAACGAGGGTCGGGTGGCAATTCACGTGGAAAACTTCGGCGACCGATATTGGATCGAGCCGGGCACCGTGTACGACCGGCACCCGTTGCTTGAAGCGTCCATTGACATCATGGATCTGCCCGCGAATCTGGCGTTCGAGGTCAATCTCTTTTCATCGGCGCCGGCCGGCTGTTCCACCGGCACGTCGGCGGCGGTGACGGTGGCCTTGCTCGGCGCATTGGATCTCCTGACGCCGGGACGAAAGACGCCACATGAAATCGCCGCGCTGGCGCATCGCGTCGAAACGGAGAAACTGGGCCTGCAATGCGGGATTCAGGATCAGTTGTGTTCGGCCTACGGCGGCATCTGTTTCATTGAAATGTTTCAGTATCCGTATGCGAGCGTGTCGCAATTGGCGATTCCGAACGACGTGTGGTGGGAACTCGAACGCAGACTGTTGCTCGTTTACCTCGGCAAGACCCACTCGTCCAGCGATGTTCATCGCCAAGTCATAGACCGCCTCGATTGCAAGGACGCCGACAAATCGGCCCTCGAACCCTTGCGCCGGGCCGCGCGAAAAGGCAAGGAAGCCCTCTACGAAAACGATTTGCGCGCCTTTGGACGCTGCATGATTGACAACACGGAAGCACAGGCGGCCTTGCATCCCGCGCTGGTTTCCAGCGCGGCGCAGGCGGTCATCGCGCTGGCGCGCGAGCATGGCGCCATGGGTTGGAAGGTCAACGGCGCGGGCGGCGAAGGTGGTTCGCTTTCCATCCTGTGTCCTCCGGAAGGCGAACGTAAACGCGCATTCATGAACGCGCTGCCGTCGCTCGATCCGGCGTTTCAGGTCATCCCGACCTATTTGTCGCGCATGGGATTGCGCCGCTGGGAATCCGGAATGTGA
- a CDS encoding SRPBCC family protein: MRASSFHITAAIFFCAGTAQGEIPADLRDFLNTAAISKIEAGKVVQERTGFKDAEGRTCAQGRAAVLIAKPPEAIWPHIISNDRYCEFIPHAVSAVKYMESENRVGWKETVKVAFGKISYHIIQTRDEQAHVASWRLDKSKENGIHDTHGSWTLIPHGENKTILVYASRIDSGMAVPRFIENFFLNRGLPEIVNAVKKRAESNGAYKR, translated from the coding sequence ATGCGCGCGTCGTCTTTTCACATAACCGCGGCGATTTTCTTTTGTGCCGGCACGGCGCAAGGCGAAATCCCCGCAGACCTGCGGGACTTCCTGAATACCGCCGCGATATCGAAAATCGAGGCGGGCAAAGTCGTGCAGGAGCGGACCGGATTCAAGGACGCGGAAGGACGCACCTGCGCCCAGGGACGGGCGGCCGTCCTCATCGCGAAACCGCCGGAGGCCATCTGGCCGCATATCATCTCAAACGACCGCTATTGCGAGTTCATCCCCCATGCGGTCTCCGCCGTGAAATATATGGAAAGCGAAAACCGGGTCGGATGGAAAGAAACCGTCAAGGTCGCGTTCGGAAAAATTTCCTATCACATCATCCAGACCCGCGACGAACAAGCCCATGTGGCAAGTTGGCGGCTCGACAAGTCCAAGGAAAACGGAATCCACGATACCCACGGCAGCTGGACGCTCATCCCGCATGGCGAAAACAAAACGATTCTCGTTTATGCCTCGCGCATTGACAGCGGAATGGCCGTGCCCCGCTTCATTGAAAATTTCTTCCTCAACCGGGGGCTGCCCGAAATCGTCAATGCCGTCAAAAAACGGGCTGAGTCCAACGGCGCCTACAAGCGGTAG
- a CDS encoding NrpR regulatory domain-containing protein: protein MGGKRERTMVAILRILYNAPGPLGSERIAQNLRNAGMDISERAVRTYLAEADERDWTRNLGRRGRLLTEAGRYEVDHALVIDKVGFIAAKVDQLAYQMTLDPATRKGNVVLNTATIHPKDLRAAINAMRKVYDANLGMGRLLTVAPAGETIGPFRVPSGRCGIGTICSVNINGLLLRAGIATTSRFGGLLELRDGRPQRFTEIINYDGSSLDPIEVFIRGFMTSVGKAAKTGSGIIGASFREVPVAALPEVRRVAVLSEKLGLGGILALGGPNQPLLDVPVPQGRAGLIVCAGLNVMAAVVEEGIATTSAAMSSMCEYSALTDYREIHSVVAAIK from the coding sequence ATGGGCGGAAAACGGGAACGGACGATGGTGGCCATACTGCGGATTTTATACAATGCGCCGGGACCCTTGGGGTCGGAACGCATTGCGCAGAATCTGCGCAATGCCGGCATGGATATCAGCGAGCGAGCGGTCCGGACCTATCTTGCCGAGGCGGATGAACGCGACTGGACGCGGAACCTTGGCCGCCGCGGGCGCCTGTTGACGGAAGCCGGCCGGTACGAGGTGGATCATGCCCTCGTGATTGACAAGGTAGGCTTCATCGCGGCAAAAGTAGATCAACTCGCCTATCAGATGACGCTCGATCCGGCCACGCGCAAGGGAAATGTCGTGCTGAACACCGCCACGATCCATCCGAAGGATCTGCGGGCGGCAATCAACGCCATGCGTAAAGTTTATGACGCGAATCTCGGCATGGGGCGGCTGTTGACCGTGGCCCCCGCCGGTGAAACCATCGGGCCTTTCCGTGTGCCGAGCGGCCGGTGCGGCATCGGCACCATTTGCAGCGTCAATATCAACGGCCTCCTGTTGCGGGCGGGCATTGCGACGACATCCCGGTTCGGCGGCCTGCTCGAATTGCGCGACGGCCGCCCGCAACGGTTCACGGAAATCATTAACTACGATGGTTCTTCCCTGGATCCGATCGAAGTGTTCATTCGCGGTTTCATGACCAGCGTGGGCAAGGCCGCGAAGACCGGATCGGGCATCATCGGCGCCAGTTTCCGCGAGGTGCCCGTGGCCGCCTTGCCCGAAGTGCGCCGCGTGGCGGTGCTGTCCGAAAAACTCGGCCTCGGCGGCATTCTGGCCCTCGGCGGTCCGAACCAGCCCCTGCTCGACGTGCCCGTCCCGCAGGGCCGCGCCGGCCTGATCGTCTGCGCCGGATTGAATGTCATGGCGGCGGTCGTCGAAGAGGGCATCGCCACCACCAGCGCCGCCATGAGTTCGATGTGCGAATACAGCGCCCTGACGGACTATCGGGAGATTCACAGCGTCGTGGCCGCCATCAAATAG